A window of Lytechinus variegatus isolate NC3 chromosome 15, Lvar_3.0, whole genome shotgun sequence contains these coding sequences:
- the LOC121428508 gene encoding tubulin polyglutamylase TTLL11-like — MSASSDGPSIGNGTKLEPLYPRSTHAQIAYEECLQNQIAQLLAENHREAEEIATGARRRSSNEGDARLKQTPNALTLSSCSLTADDAVKSKAQDRSTRNVQGKKNSKDEHKSRRSRSGRRKRRHNILMVNMTKARSSGEVLRVSLNELGWRWKESSGIQRVPCDLFWNGVSFFDCENKPLGGMVNKFPGLLELVRKAQLSKLLHQMRQLFPDEYSFYPRTWILPEQYHIFCAEVSTFIQKYPRAKPVFIVKPDDGSQGDGIYLISNPHHMSTTGLTKPAVVQEYVPRPLLLEHLKFDLRIYVLLASIDPLRIYICKEGMARFCTIPYQEPTTRNLHVTYMHLTNYSLNKFSTSFVHTDATDRGSKRTMTSVFGTLANRGLDTPRMWEEIQELVVKTITAMLPDLRVVWEAELPPKRSNPSCFQILGFDILLTSKLKPILLEVNANPSLRLDFEHHLPNGLVEILPSPVDEEIKIPLITDILRLLRPGKSSKNPKSAASIMAAKRNQIPVVSLDVGDVPNHRLDEPTSEDEEDPLYDSCLEEIWPRKFGTNYEHLRIMERVAVFFNLFLGVRGAHRMGATGFRTFCRKCKLCGGGFSTAAADIMYIDVARRWNERTCEGVAAGMCFGAFLEAFFLIAKRKMRGDTLCERVVALVEHCEVNLKDNQDWQPKKPLPHRRLGRPSMAGRTLAQKNSSEN; from the exons ATGTCGGCCTCTTCAGACGGTCCAAGTATTGGTAATGGCACCAAGTTGGAGCCTTTATATCCCAGATCTACGCATGCACAAATTGCATATGAAGAATGCTTGCAGAACCAAATTGCACAGCTCCTCGCTGAAAATCATCGGGAGGCCGAGGAGATCGCGACTGGTGCCCGCCGCCGCTCCAGCAACGAGGGAGATGCTCGTTTGAAACAGACACCAAATGCCTTGACCTTGAGTTCATGCAGTTTAACCGCTGACGACGCTGTCAAATCAAAAGCACAAGATAGATCAACACGAAAtgtacaaggaaaaaaaaattcgaaAGATGAACATAAATCAAGGCGTAGTCGAAGCGGGAGAAGGAAACGACGCCACAACATCTTGATGGTCAATATGACAAAAGCCAGATCAAGTGGAGAAGTGTTGCGAGTCAGTCTCAATGAATTAGGATGGCGATGGAAGGAG TCAAGCGGCATTCAGAGGGTACCTTGTGATCTATTCTGGAATGGAGTATCTTTCTTTGATTGTGAAAATAAACCCCTTGGAGGAATGGTCAATAAATTCCCAG GTCTGTTAGAACTTGTACGCAAGGCCCAACTCTCGAAACTACTGCATCAAATGAGGCAGCTATTCCCTGATGAATACAGCTTCTACCCACGGACCTGGATCCTTCCAGAGCAGTATCATATTTTCTGTGCAGAGGTCTCCACCTTCATTCAGAAGTACCCCAGAGCTAAGCCAGTCTTCATTGTCAAACCAGATGATGGTTCTCAG ggggatGGCATCTACCTAATCTCCAACCCTCATCATATGTCCACTACTGGCCTCACCAAACCGGCGGTCGTCCAGGAGTACGTACCAAGGCCCCTTCTCCTAGAGCACCTGAAGTTTGATCTACGCATCTACGTTCTCCTAGCTTCCATCGACCCACTCAGGATATACATCTGCAAAGAAGGCATGGCTCGGTTTTGCACCATCCCTTACCAGGAACCAACAACGCGTAACCTCCACGTCACTTACATGCACCTGACAAACTACTCCCTCAATAAATTCAGCACCAGCTTCGTGCACACGGATGCGACGGATCGGGGAAGCAAGCGAACCATGACCAGTGTGTTTGGTACTTTGGCAAACAGGGGCTTGGATACGCCCCGTATGTGGGAAGAGATTCAGGAGTTGGTAGTCAAGACCATCACGGCCATGCTTCCTGATCTTCGGGTTGTATGGGAAGCCGAGTTACCTCCAAAGAGATCAAATCCATCATGTTTTCAG ATCCTTGGATTTGACATTCTTCTGACAAGCAAACTAAAACCAATTTTACTGGAGGTCAATGCCAATCCTAGCCTGAGACTAGACTTTGAGCATCACCTTCCAAATGGTCTAGTCGAGATCCTACCCAGTCCGGTAGACGAAGAGATCAAGATTCCTCTCATTACCGATATACTCAGACTCCTTAGACCAGGGAAGTCCTCCAAGAATCCTAA GAGCGCAGCGTCAATCATGGCTGCTAAACGTAACCAGATACCAGTTGTCAGTCTTGATGTAGGAGACGTCCCGAACCATCGGCTTGATGAACCAACCTCTGAGGACGAGGAAGACCCTCTTTACGACTCCTGCTTAGAGGAGATATGGCCACGGAAGTTCGGTACCAATTACGAGCACCTGCGCATCATGGAACGTGTGGCTGTCTTCTTCAATCTCTTCCTCGGGGTGCGAGGGGCGCATCGTATGGGGGCTACTGGATTCAGAACATTCTGCAG aaaATGTAAGCTATGTGGAGGTGGGTTTTCAACCGCTGCTGCCGATATCATGTACATTGATGTAGCTCGTCGTTGGAACGAACGAACCTGTGAGGGCGTCGCTGCCGGGATGTGCTTCGGTGCTTTCCTGGAGGCCTTCTTCCTGATAGCCAAGCGGAAGATGAGGGGCGACACCCTTTGCGAACGGGTGGTAGCCCTCGTGGAGCACTGCGAGGTCAACTTGAAGGACAATCAAGACTGGCAACCCAAGAAACCACTCCCGCATCGCCGTCTTGGCCGACCGTCCATGGCAGGACGCACTCTGGCACAGAAAAACAGCTCAGAGAATTGA
- the LOC121429083 gene encoding GTP-binding protein 8-like, which translates to MLVCQRCILLFSEELLERQRRVVGLMSTHLQLRAMGTSVFGGHHNPLKKEANNPLLAANRYLQHPIFEDKDIIFRPTETEVEEAGKLFESGRNHKVAFAKGAFYPEQAPDYNIPEIAMIGHSNVGKSSLIKALFSNVPGLTVRTSKTPGHTKLLLFYQAGKAFSLVDLPGYGVRQPQNFAVTAEGYLRTRKNLQMLFLLVDIRAGFKPLDFTAIEMLEDFSRPYSLIITKADSISPRKLVTSLSSIRDTINTKTSTCLPQPFLVSATKMKGISFLRSYIAYLTGNVRVSGR; encoded by the exons ATGCTAGTTTGCCAGAGGTGTATCCTTCTTTTCTCTGAAGAATTGTTAGAAAGACAAAGAAGAGTTGTTGGTCTGATGAGCACCCACTTGCAGCTGAGAGCTATGGGAACGTCTGTTTTTGGTGGTCATCATAACCCACTAAAGAAGGAGGCCAATAATCCTCTACTTGCAGCCAATAGATATCTTCAGCATCCAATCTTTGAG gacaaagaTATAATATTTAGACCAACCGAGACGGAAGTAGAAGAGGCTGGAAAGCTCTTTGAAAGTGGGAGGAATCACAAAGTGGCATTTGCAAAGGGTGCCTTCTATCCAGAACAAGCTCCAGATTACAATATCCCAGAG ATTGCGATGATAGGTCATAGCAATGTTGGCAAGTCTTCTCTGATAAAGGCTCTGTTCTCAAATGTACCAGGTCTTACAGTACGGACATCCAAAACTCCA GGACACACCAAGCTTCTGTTATTCTACCAAGCTGGTAAAGCATTCAGCCTGGTTGATTTACCAGGCTATGGGGTCAGGCAACCTCAGAACTTTGCAGTTACAGCGGAAGGATACTTGAGGACCAGAAAAAA CTTGCAGATGCTGTTTCTGTTGGTTGACATCCGTGCAGGTTTTAAACCATTGGATTTTACTGCAATTGAAATGCTGGAAGATTTCTCTCGACCCTATTCT TTGATTATCACAAAGGCAGACAGCATATCACCAAGAAAGCTGGTCACATCTCTTTCATCAATCCGGGATACCATAAACACCAAGACAAGTACCTGTTTGCCACAGCCATTCCTAGTGAG TGCCACCAAAATGAAGGGGATATCATTTCTGCGGAGTTACATAGCATATCTTACAGGGAATGTCAGAGTATCAGGCAGGTGA